Proteins encoded within one genomic window of Haematospirillum jordaniae:
- a CDS encoding AAA family ATPase: protein MARSLDTVQMRAIDWLWVGWIPKGYITIRAGETGAGKSTVLVDVTARVTTGAPWPGQAPDVRRERGRVLWLGSEDGIEELTVPRLVACGANLANALEIQGVVQQGKRNTFSMQDDLVSVSTLLNDARANGQPIAMLVIDPITSYLPGHKLRKVDLNDAGQLRTVLEPWLSLAQEHNLAIVCVTHFMKDTTRAMLHRVLGSAAFTQTCWSLCFVVARPDEGPYAKALIQVKVNLPEHPGGAWKFSTVKVQVGTDQRMGKSIDATRADWEELDSSLTTESLVGGTRGPVSKAPAAFGQWLRSYFMATPIDQGLLVADVKAAALDAGVVTESWWNKHSGEYMDKQNFGGVWYCRPKAGS from the coding sequence ATGGCCCGCAGCTTGGACACCGTTCAAATGCGTGCAATCGACTGGCTCTGGGTTGGCTGGATTCCGAAGGGGTATATCACCATCCGGGCTGGCGAAACTGGTGCCGGTAAATCAACGGTCTTAGTTGACGTAACGGCCAGAGTCACCACAGGGGCACCGTGGCCCGGTCAGGCGCCCGATGTACGCCGCGAGCGGGGACGGGTCTTGTGGCTTGGTAGTGAGGACGGTATTGAAGAATTGACCGTTCCGCGTCTCGTTGCATGTGGTGCTAACCTCGCCAACGCCCTTGAGATTCAGGGCGTCGTGCAGCAAGGCAAGCGCAACACGTTCTCGATGCAAGATGACTTGGTATCTGTCAGCACGTTGTTGAACGACGCGCGGGCAAACGGCCAGCCGATTGCCATGCTGGTCATAGACCCGATCACCAGCTACCTCCCCGGCCACAAGTTGCGGAAGGTTGATCTGAATGACGCGGGGCAGCTTCGCACTGTACTGGAGCCTTGGCTGTCACTGGCACAGGAACACAACCTCGCTATCGTCTGCGTCACGCACTTCATGAAGGACACGACGCGGGCAATGCTGCACCGTGTTCTTGGCTCGGCAGCATTCACGCAGACCTGCTGGAGTCTGTGTTTCGTGGTTGCACGACCAGATGAAGGCCCGTATGCCAAGGCGCTGATTCAGGTCAAGGTCAATCTACCGGAACACCCCGGAGGCGCTTGGAAGTTCAGCACCGTGAAAGTTCAGGTGGGCACCGATCAACGCATGGGCAAGTCGATTGACGCAACCCGCGCTGATTGGGAAGAGCTTGATTCGTCACTTACCACGGAAAGTCTTGTTGGCGGGACACGTGGCCCGGTAAGCAAGGCACCGGCAGCCTTTGGGCAATGGCTCCGCTCTTACTTTATGGCCACACCCATAGATCAGGGCTTGCTTGTGGCCGACGTGAAAGCTGCGGCGCTGGATGCTGGAGTCGTCACCGAGTCTTGGTGGAACAAGCACAGCGGCGAATACATGGACAAACAGAACTTCGGAGGTGTTTGGTATTGCAGACCCAAGGCAGGGTCTTAA
- a CDS encoding helix-turn-helix transcriptional regulator, protein MTTARKLLTSAETAELLGILPNTLEIWRSKGKGPRFLKMGPRKQDAVRYAEADVLAWIDERTCSNTSQYMSLPQQAQHA, encoded by the coding sequence ATGACCACCGCTCGCAAGCTGCTCACCAGCGCAGAAACAGCCGAATTGCTCGGCATCCTTCCCAATACCCTTGAAATCTGGCGCTCGAAAGGCAAAGGGCCGCGCTTCCTGAAAATGGGGCCGCGCAAGCAAGACGCCGTTCGCTACGCCGAAGCTGACGTGTTGGCATGGATTGACGAGCGCACCTGCTCCAATACCAGCCAGTACATGAGCCTCCCGCAACAAGCACAGCACGCTTGA
- a CDS encoding valine--tRNA ligase — translation MLDKTYNPAGVEEKLYKQWEEGGVFRAHVGSGQVPYTIMMPPPNVTGSLHIGHALTFTLQDILTRYHRMTGRDTLWQPGTDHAGIATQMVVERNLEKDGISRHDLGRQGFLEKVWEWKEQSGGTIVRQLRRLGASPDWSRERFTMDAGLSEAVRTIFVKLHKDGLIYRAKRLVNWDPKLHTAISDLEVEQREIKGKMWYLRYPVDGMDGTFITVATTRPETMLGDTGVAVHPDDTRYAHLIGKQIRLPVTGRLIPIIADEHADPEKGTGAVKITPAHDFNDFDVGKRSSLNLVNVFDRDARILAEPTPLLCFVNGQAQAVLNSDGSPALVTLPAAFHGLDRFVARDKILEILEAQGLLERIEENPMTVPYGDRSGVVIEPWLTDQWFVDAPKLAKGPIEAVETGRTVFAPRQWENTFFEWMRNIQPWCVSRQLWWGHQIPAWFGPDGTPFVEMSEEEARSAAEGHYGHPVDLVRDPDVLDTWFSSALWPFSTLGWPEKTPELARYYPGDVLVTGFDIIFFWVARMMMFGMYIMDDVPFRDVYIHALVRDEKGQKMSKSKGNVMDPLDLIDRYGTDALRFTLAAMAAQGRDIKMSEQRIAGYRNFATKLWNAARFCQMNACHGVEGFDPSAVKHTLARWIVGKLAETSEKVSVALSAYRFNDAANAAYQFTWGTFCDWYLEFAKPIFNGNDPATQAEIRAVTAWVLDQILIILHPFMPFITETLWAETAERSGMLALAQWSGLSGLDQQDAREEMDWVVDCISAIRSVRSEMNVPPSARLPILVKDASLATQERLKTHQALIQALARLEDVKLVNQDDISGAARVVIGEITVIIPLEGIIDLSAEKARLTKELDKLDLEIRKLAGRLDNQAFVAKAPVEVVDEQKARIRDLQATKAKMQEALGCLLA, via the coding sequence ATGCTCGACAAAACCTATAATCCGGCTGGTGTTGAGGAGAAACTTTACAAGCAGTGGGAAGAGGGCGGAGTATTTCGCGCACATGTCGGGTCGGGCCAGGTGCCCTATACCATCATGATGCCCCCCCCCAATGTGACAGGAAGCCTGCATATTGGGCATGCCCTGACCTTTACCCTGCAAGATATTCTGACTCGTTATCATCGGATGACCGGACGCGATACCCTTTGGCAGCCGGGAACCGACCATGCGGGCATTGCTACACAGATGGTGGTCGAGCGTAATCTGGAGAAAGATGGCATCTCCCGGCACGATCTGGGGCGGCAGGGATTTCTGGAGAAAGTCTGGGAGTGGAAGGAACAGTCCGGCGGTACAATTGTACGGCAGCTGCGCCGTCTTGGTGCTTCGCCTGACTGGAGTCGTGAGCGCTTTACCATGGATGCCGGCCTTTCAGAGGCTGTACGCACCATTTTCGTCAAGCTGCACAAGGATGGCTTGATCTACCGTGCCAAGCGCTTGGTTAACTGGGATCCAAAGCTCCATACAGCCATCTCGGATCTCGAGGTAGAGCAGCGCGAGATCAAAGGGAAGATGTGGTACCTGCGCTATCCTGTTGATGGCATGGATGGTACGTTCATCACGGTCGCCACTACTAGGCCGGAGACAATGCTCGGCGATACCGGTGTGGCGGTTCACCCCGATGACACGCGTTACGCTCATTTGATAGGCAAGCAGATACGTCTGCCTGTAACCGGGCGCCTTATCCCCATTATTGCTGATGAGCATGCTGATCCGGAAAAGGGAACCGGCGCGGTTAAGATAACGCCGGCTCATGACTTTAACGACTTTGACGTCGGCAAGCGGTCTTCCTTGAATCTCGTTAATGTTTTTGATCGGGATGCCCGTATCCTAGCGGAGCCAACACCGCTTTTGTGCTTTGTCAACGGACAGGCGCAAGCGGTTCTGAATTCAGATGGCTCGCCTGCTCTGGTTACTTTGCCTGCCGCATTCCATGGGCTGGATCGTTTTGTGGCGCGTGATAAAATTCTTGAGATCCTTGAGGCACAAGGACTCCTGGAGCGGATCGAGGAAAACCCGATGACGGTCCCGTATGGTGACCGATCTGGCGTTGTGATTGAGCCATGGTTGACGGACCAGTGGTTTGTTGATGCACCCAAGCTGGCCAAGGGCCCCATTGAGGCTGTGGAAACGGGGCGCACTGTTTTTGCTCCCCGCCAGTGGGAAAACACGTTCTTTGAGTGGATGCGCAATATTCAGCCATGGTGCGTGTCTAGGCAGCTATGGTGGGGCCACCAGATCCCGGCTTGGTTTGGTCCAGACGGTACGCCCTTTGTTGAAATGAGTGAAGAAGAAGCACGTTCAGCTGCAGAAGGTCATTACGGCCATCCTGTTGATCTGGTGCGCGATCCTGATGTTCTTGACACGTGGTTCAGCTCGGCACTGTGGCCTTTTTCCACGCTGGGATGGCCCGAAAAGACCCCCGAACTGGCTCGGTATTATCCCGGTGATGTGTTGGTCACGGGATTTGACATCATCTTTTTCTGGGTTGCCCGGATGATGATGTTTGGTATGTACATCATGGATGATGTGCCTTTCCGTGATGTTTACATCCATGCCCTTGTACGTGATGAAAAAGGACAGAAGATGTCCAAGTCCAAGGGGAACGTTATGGACCCTCTGGATCTGATTGACCGGTATGGAACAGATGCCCTGCGTTTTACTTTGGCTGCCATGGCGGCTCAGGGGCGCGATATCAAGATGAGCGAACAGCGCATAGCGGGGTATCGCAACTTTGCAACCAAGCTGTGGAACGCCGCACGTTTCTGTCAAATGAACGCATGCCATGGTGTTGAAGGCTTTGATCCATCCGCCGTCAAGCATACGTTGGCACGCTGGATTGTCGGCAAGCTGGCCGAGACGTCGGAAAAGGTTTCTGTGGCCTTGTCTGCCTATCGTTTCAATGATGCGGCCAATGCGGCTTACCAGTTCACGTGGGGTACGTTCTGTGACTGGTATCTGGAGTTTGCCAAGCCCATTTTCAATGGCAATGACCCGGCCACCCAGGCGGAAATTCGTGCAGTTACAGCGTGGGTTCTGGATCAAATTTTGATCATTCTTCATCCCTTTATGCCCTTTATTACAGAAACTCTGTGGGCTGAAACAGCCGAGCGATCAGGCATGCTGGCCTTGGCCCAGTGGTCTGGTTTAAGTGGCTTGGACCAACAGGATGCCCGTGAGGAAATGGACTGGGTTGTGGATTGCATTTCCGCCATACGGTCTGTTCGCTCTGAAATGAACGTGCCCCCCTCTGCCAGATTGCCAATCCTCGTCAAGGATGCTTCCCTTGCCACGCAAGAGCGCCTGAAGACGCATCAGGCCTTGATCCAAGCATTGGCCCGTCTTGAGGATGTGAAGCTGGTGAATCAGGACGATATCTCCGGAGCAGCACGGGTTGTTATTGGTGAAATAACGGTTATTATTCCGTTGGAGGGTATCATCGACCTTTCTGCGGAGAAGGCCCGCCTGACCAAGGAGCTTGATAAGCTGGACCTCGAAATCAGGAAGCTGGCAGGCAGGCTGGACAATCAGGCTTTTGTTGCCAAGGCGCCGGTAGAAGTTGTTGATGAGCAAAAAGCTCGTATCAGGGACTTGCAAGCCACCAAGGCAAAAATGCAGGAGGCTCTGGGCTGTTTACTAGCCTGA
- a CDS encoding protein-L-isoaspartate O-methyltransferase family protein, protein MDYAIARHNMVEGQIRPNGVTDPAVIEAMTAVPREAFAPRHLRSVAYADDDLEIGNGRILMEPMVLARLLQAAEIDPSDVALEIGTGSGYATAVLSRMVSTVVSVESDLELIKGASATLTSLGVDNAAIVSAPLVSGYPAQAPYNVILVNGAVEFIPDALLEQIAPGGRLVAVLDKGGQGTAVLYTRSGNAVGHRRLFDANIPLLPGFRAPRRFQF, encoded by the coding sequence ATGGATTACGCCATTGCCCGCCACAATATGGTCGAAGGCCAGATTCGTCCCAATGGGGTGACAGATCCGGCTGTTATTGAGGCAATGACCGCGGTCCCCCGCGAGGCTTTTGCCCCGCGCCATCTGCGTTCTGTTGCCTATGCTGATGATGATCTGGAAATAGGGAACGGTCGTATTCTGATGGAACCCATGGTTCTGGCCCGCCTGTTGCAGGCAGCTGAGATTGATCCGTCCGATGTGGCACTTGAAATTGGCACTGGCAGTGGTTATGCGACGGCTGTTCTGTCGCGTATGGTGTCGACAGTGGTTTCCGTTGAATCCGACCTTGAGCTGATCAAGGGAGCAAGTGCGACCTTGACTTCGCTGGGGGTCGATAACGCAGCTATTGTATCCGCTCCTTTGGTTAGCGGGTATCCGGCCCAGGCACCCTATAATGTGATACTGGTGAATGGGGCCGTTGAGTTTATCCCAGATGCCTTGCTGGAACAGATTGCCCCGGGTGGCCGTCTGGTTGCTGTTCTTGACAAGGGCGGGCAGGGAACTGCTGTGCTGTATACGCGTTCGGGGAATGCCGTTGGTCACCGGCGTCTTTTTGATGCGAATATCCCATTGCTCCCCGGGTTTCGTGCACCGCGACGTTTCCAGTTCTAG
- a CDS encoding DUF4102 domain-containing protein — translation MTRLTKEFIDKVTPPEKGYKVHWDDKLKGFGLRVTAAGKKVFVVMGRVQDEQVASPSGLTAHGRSTMRGMAS, via the coding sequence ATGACACGGCTGACAAAGGAATTCATCGACAAGGTTACGCCCCCTGAGAAGGGTTACAAAGTCCATTGGGACGACAAGCTCAAGGGCTTTGGCTTGCGCGTCACGGCTGCTGGCAAGAAGGTCTTTGTCGTCATGGGCAGGGTGCAGGACGAGCAGGTGGCATCACCATCGGGCCTTACGGCACATGGACGCTCGACAATGCGCGGGATGGCGTCGTAG
- a CDS encoding DUF2497 domain-containing protein, translated as MDGKGQEPSMEDILASIRKILSEDEEAETQQPPQPAPVQPSEPASAPEADGDDVLELTPAMVEDDEEPLVLGAVPELPPAPPSQESWAVEEDEGELEPAPVKVSPTPTMTADDGSALLSPPAAAQSAAAFSELATIARVRAIGMGHSDVTLEGMVRDMLKPMLASWLDQHLPDMVERLVRKEIEKLVSGTEKQ; from the coding sequence ATGGACGGCAAAGGTCAGGAACCATCGATGGAGGATATCCTCGCCTCCATCAGGAAAATCCTGTCGGAGGACGAAGAGGCAGAGACGCAGCAGCCGCCCCAGCCGGCTCCGGTTCAACCTTCCGAGCCGGCATCTGCTCCGGAGGCTGATGGTGACGATGTTCTTGAGTTGACTCCTGCCATGGTTGAGGATGATGAGGAGCCCTTGGTCTTGGGGGCAGTGCCCGAGCTGCCCCCTGCGCCACCGTCGCAGGAATCTTGGGCTGTCGAGGAAGATGAAGGTGAACTGGAACCAGCGCCCGTGAAAGTTTCTCCCACCCCGACAATGACAGCTGATGATGGCAGTGCCTTGCTGTCTCCACCTGCCGCGGCTCAATCGGCTGCGGCTTTTTCCGAGCTTGCGACCATTGCCCGGGTCAGGGCTATTGGCATGGGGCACAGTGACGTCACGCTGGAGGGGATGGTGCGTGACATGCTGAAGCCCATGTTGGCAAGCTGGTTGGATCAGCATTTGCCGGATATGGTCGAGCGTCTTGTACGCAAGGAAATTGAAAAGCTGGTTTCCGGGACCGAAAAGCAATAA
- a CDS encoding TolC family outer membrane protein — protein sequence MKKTLSVFAAAAFFPGLVFPVCTQAMSLEDALAAAYAGNPELQADRARVRAVDEKVPQALSGWRPRVQLSGTSGYARDHSNTRQSRDGYQSSNPRTVSVKLEQDIFSGFRTVNDTKAAENTVKAARAQLAVTEQTVLQSVAEAYLNVVRDQAVVDLNRNNEQVLARQLEATQDRFRVGELTRTDVSQSEARLAKATADRINAEAQLKASRANFERLVGLPADDMRYPSEPPHLPASLDEAVEASQAMHPNVLAAEFSAEAAQNTVDATGGELMPAVKLQADQTKTYDQSLDGARTKGYRIMAVVDVPLYEAGGATWSRLREAKQKAGQARLQVDDARNKSRELAVRAWESLVASRAQIESIQAQIEAATVALEGVQREAQVGSRTVLDVLDAEQELLNARVSLVTAQRNERVAAHSLLSAVGRLDAKTLGLDVGIYDPIEHYNDVEGAWFGS from the coding sequence ATGAAAAAAACGCTTTCAGTTTTTGCTGCTGCCGCATTCTTTCCGGGCCTTGTTTTTCCCGTTTGTACGCAGGCGATGTCGCTGGAAGATGCGCTGGCTGCTGCGTACGCCGGTAATCCGGAGCTGCAGGCTGATCGGGCGCGTGTTCGTGCTGTTGATGAAAAGGTGCCGCAGGCTTTGTCAGGCTGGAGGCCCCGTGTCCAGCTTTCCGGAACGTCTGGTTACGCGCGTGACCATTCTAACACCCGTCAAAGCCGCGATGGATACCAAAGCTCGAACCCACGCACGGTTAGTGTAAAACTTGAGCAGGATATTTTTTCCGGCTTCAGGACTGTCAACGACACAAAAGCGGCTGAGAATACGGTGAAGGCGGCTAGGGCCCAGCTGGCTGTCACAGAACAGACTGTTCTGCAATCTGTTGCCGAAGCTTATCTGAACGTTGTGCGGGATCAGGCGGTTGTCGATCTGAACCGCAATAATGAACAGGTTCTGGCCCGTCAGCTTGAGGCCACGCAAGACCGGTTCAGGGTTGGCGAATTGACACGTACTGATGTCAGTCAATCCGAAGCGCGCTTGGCTAAGGCAACGGCGGATCGCATTAATGCTGAAGCCCAGCTAAAAGCAAGTCGTGCTAATTTTGAACGGCTGGTTGGTCTTCCTGCAGACGACATGCGGTATCCGTCCGAACCTCCACACTTGCCTGCCTCACTCGATGAAGCAGTGGAAGCATCACAGGCTATGCATCCCAATGTTCTGGCTGCGGAGTTTTCTGCGGAGGCGGCCCAGAATACGGTTGATGCCACGGGTGGTGAGTTGATGCCTGCGGTAAAGCTCCAAGCCGATCAAACCAAAACCTATGACCAATCACTGGATGGTGCCCGGACCAAGGGATACCGCATTATGGCTGTTGTTGATGTTCCCCTGTACGAAGCAGGTGGAGCAACTTGGTCCCGTTTGAGGGAAGCCAAGCAAAAAGCCGGGCAGGCACGGCTTCAGGTTGACGATGCAAGAAATAAGTCGCGCGAGCTTGCTGTCCGGGCTTGGGAGAGTCTTGTTGCCTCAAGGGCGCAGATTGAATCAATCCAAGCTCAGATAGAGGCTGCTACTGTTGCACTGGAAGGTGTGCAGAGGGAGGCTCAGGTTGGATCAAGAACGGTTCTGGATGTTCTAGATGCCGAGCAGGAGTTGCTGAACGCAAGGGTCAGTCTTGTTACGGCCCAGCGGAATGAACGGGTTGCGGCGCATTCCCTGCTGTCTGCTGTCGGGCGTCTGGATGCCAAAACTCTTGGTTTGGATGTTGGTATTTATGACCCCATCGAGCATTATAACGATGTGGAAGGGGCATGGTTCGGGTCTTGA
- a CDS encoding site-specific integrase, whose amino-acid sequence MNLDDGWWHIPDPKNSNPVWLPLCSQAVELLKTRQRVKGSPFVFSSWGKAGHIKDPRDTMGKVSEAAGSKVTPHDLRRTFTAIGFQSCGVDLFKLELLTNHVPKGVTAKHYLETSRLQYLLPEVQRIGDWIEAQGKAGASVVNEETAPA is encoded by the coding sequence GTGAATCTGGACGATGGCTGGTGGCACATACCCGACCCCAAGAACTCGAATCCTGTGTGGCTGCCGCTGTGCTCGCAGGCCGTGGAATTGCTCAAGACCCGCCAGCGCGTCAAGGGTAGCCCGTTCGTGTTCAGCAGTTGGGGCAAGGCAGGCCATATCAAAGACCCCCGTGACACAATGGGCAAGGTCAGCGAAGCTGCGGGCAGCAAGGTAACGCCTCACGACCTCCGCAGAACCTTCACCGCTATCGGGTTCCAGAGTTGCGGCGTTGATCTTTTCAAGCTGGAGCTACTGACGAATCACGTTCCCAAAGGCGTGACCGCCAAGCACTACCTTGAAACCTCCCGCCTGCAATACCTGCTCCCGGAGGTGCAGCGCATAGGTGACTGGATCGAGGCGCAGGGCAAGGCCGGTGCCAGTGTGGTAAACGAGGAAACCGCCCCCGCATAG
- a CDS encoding bifunctional acetate--CoA ligase family protein/GNAT family N-acetyltransferase, which translates to MGVRHLEKLLRPSSLAVIGASHAQGSVGTVVMRNLLHGAFRGPVLPVNPKYTSVQGVLAYPDIASIPIVPDLAILAVPPEESVAALESLGQRGTEAAISVTSGLGRVSDNPALTGQLLNIALRYDIRLLGPNSLGLQVPALGLNASMAPQAAHPGKIAFVSQSGALCTAVLDWAWPRGIGFSHFISLGGMMNTGFGDILDYLGGDPDTRAILLYMESIPERRNFMSAARSAARNKPVLVIKAGRHPAVQSATVSHTGALAGNDDVYEAAIRRAGMLRVYDIEELFSATETLAIINRPKGPRLAILTNGGGIGILAVDDLLDEGGTLAELSDETLESLSKALNATWSHGNPVQIHGDSDGARYAAALGALAQAREVDGILVMHAPTCQSDPLEVAEKIVATARQNKRTSVMACWVGDDRVEKARALFHQSGIPNFQTPHQAVRAFLHMIKYRQVQDLLMETPASLPTEFTANTKMARRIISEALEAGHSTLSEPEAKALLSAYGIPVVETRVAHSPEEVRSIAEEMAGPLALKILSPDIHHKSDKGGVRLGLFGADDTETAARRMLARIKDNFPDAEIRGFTVQRMEKRENAHEIIIGLHVDPVFGPVILFGHGGTATEIINDHAIALPPLNMTLARDLVERTRVSRLLQGFRHQEPADMEALCLALVQVAQMAIDLPEIQWLDINPLFCNHQGVIALDAKVEIAPWRGGSLVDRLAIRPYPKELEEVYTMRTGQDVILRPIRPEDEPNHHVFVSRLDPEDIRFRFFGVIQELPRSQMARMTQIDYDREMAFIAVGYDAEGQSETLGVVRVVNDPDHEEAEFSIVVRSDLKGTGLGNALMNKMIRYCRSTEVRKMTGQILIENKRMLTFVEQLGFRRVRNVDVDVAEVELDLLETH; encoded by the coding sequence ATGGGCGTACGCCATCTTGAAAAATTACTGCGTCCAAGTTCACTGGCTGTCATCGGTGCATCTCATGCACAGGGCAGCGTCGGAACCGTTGTCATGCGGAATCTTCTGCATGGGGCTTTCAGGGGGCCCGTCTTACCGGTCAATCCAAAGTACACATCAGTACAGGGCGTACTGGCCTATCCTGATATTGCATCCATTCCTATTGTGCCGGATCTTGCCATTCTGGCTGTCCCACCAGAGGAATCCGTTGCCGCACTTGAAAGCCTTGGCCAACGTGGAACCGAAGCCGCCATATCGGTTACATCCGGACTGGGGCGCGTCTCCGACAACCCGGCACTGACCGGACAGCTGCTGAATATAGCACTGCGCTACGACATCCGCCTTCTTGGACCCAACAGCCTTGGGCTTCAGGTCCCTGCCCTTGGCCTGAATGCCAGCATGGCCCCTCAAGCCGCACATCCGGGCAAGATTGCTTTTGTCTCGCAATCCGGCGCTCTGTGTACAGCCGTTCTGGACTGGGCTTGGCCACGCGGCATTGGCTTCTCTCACTTTATTTCGCTTGGCGGCATGATGAACACGGGGTTCGGCGATATCCTAGACTACCTAGGTGGAGATCCCGACACACGCGCCATTCTTTTGTATATGGAAAGCATTCCTGAACGTCGCAACTTCATGTCAGCCGCCCGATCGGCAGCGCGTAACAAGCCTGTTCTGGTCATAAAAGCCGGGCGTCACCCTGCGGTACAAAGCGCCACGGTCAGCCATACCGGTGCCTTGGCCGGCAATGATGACGTATATGAAGCGGCCATAAGGCGCGCGGGCATGCTGAGGGTTTACGACATCGAGGAGCTTTTTTCGGCGACCGAGACCCTTGCCATCATCAACCGCCCGAAAGGACCACGCCTTGCCATTCTGACAAATGGCGGGGGCATAGGCATCCTTGCAGTCGATGATCTTCTAGATGAAGGTGGAACGCTGGCAGAGCTATCGGACGAGACCCTTGAAAGCCTGTCAAAGGCATTGAATGCCACGTGGTCACATGGCAATCCGGTACAAATCCACGGTGATTCAGACGGAGCTAGGTACGCTGCGGCACTTGGTGCCTTGGCACAAGCTCGTGAGGTGGATGGCATCCTTGTCATGCACGCCCCTACCTGTCAAAGCGACCCCTTGGAAGTCGCCGAAAAGATTGTTGCCACAGCCCGCCAGAACAAGCGCACAAGCGTCATGGCCTGCTGGGTTGGGGACGATCGCGTGGAGAAGGCGAGAGCCCTGTTCCATCAGTCCGGAATACCCAATTTCCAGACCCCGCACCAAGCCGTCAGGGCTTTTTTGCATATGATCAAATACAGGCAGGTCCAAGACTTGCTCATGGAAACTCCGGCAAGCCTGCCAACAGAATTCACGGCCAACACAAAAATGGCACGTCGGATTATCTCTGAAGCCTTGGAGGCCGGACACAGCACCCTCTCCGAACCGGAAGCGAAAGCCCTGTTATCGGCATATGGCATTCCTGTTGTCGAAACACGGGTTGCCCATTCGCCCGAGGAAGTCCGTAGTATCGCGGAGGAAATGGCCGGCCCCCTGGCCCTGAAAATCCTGTCACCGGACATTCACCACAAGAGCGACAAGGGCGGTGTTCGTCTCGGCCTCTTCGGAGCTGATGATACAGAAACAGCCGCCCGGCGTATGCTGGCCCGTATCAAGGATAATTTTCCCGATGCTGAAATACGCGGATTCACCGTTCAGCGGATGGAAAAAAGGGAAAATGCACACGAAATTATCATTGGCTTACACGTTGATCCGGTCTTTGGCCCGGTTATCCTTTTTGGCCATGGTGGAACAGCAACGGAAATTATCAATGACCATGCCATTGCCCTGCCCCCCTTGAACATGACACTGGCACGGGATCTTGTGGAAAGAACCAGGGTGTCCCGCCTTCTGCAAGGGTTCCGGCATCAGGAACCAGCCGACATGGAAGCCTTGTGCTTGGCGTTGGTACAGGTTGCCCAGATGGCCATAGATCTTCCGGAAATACAGTGGCTTGATATAAATCCCCTATTCTGCAATCACCAAGGCGTTATTGCCTTGGATGCCAAGGTAGAAATCGCTCCATGGAGAGGCGGATCGCTTGTCGACCGCTTGGCGATCAGACCATACCCCAAGGAGCTCGAAGAGGTTTATACCATGCGCACCGGGCAGGATGTCATCCTGCGTCCCATTCGTCCGGAGGATGAGCCAAACCATCATGTTTTTGTATCAAGACTTGATCCGGAAGATATCCGCTTCCGCTTTTTTGGCGTGATCCAAGAGTTGCCACGCAGCCAGATGGCCCGGATGACCCAGATCGATTACGATCGTGAGATGGCTTTCATCGCCGTAGGATACGACGCAGAGGGTCAAAGCGAGACACTGGGCGTAGTCCGGGTTGTCAATGATCCGGATCATGAAGAGGCTGAGTTCTCGATTGTTGTGCGCTCCGACCTGAAGGGAACCGGCTTGGGGAACGCCTTGATGAATAAAATGATCCGCTACTGTCGCAGTACGGAAGTACGGAAAATGACCGGGCAGATCCTTATAGAAAACAAGAGGATGCTGACCTTTGTTGAACAACTTGGTTTCCGGCGGGTACGCAATGTTGATGTTGACGTTGCCGAGGTTGAACTGGATCTTCTGGAAACGCACTGA